From a region of the Methanoculleus receptaculi genome:
- the pth2 gene encoding peptidyl-tRNA hydrolase Pth2, protein MPEEREFKWKQCLIVRADIKMTCGKKCAQIAHAAVTAFEKADKTAKKAWLDEGQKKVVLKVPSERDLFELKTIAERAGIPAAIIQDAGMTEIPPGTVTALGLGPARSEDLDRITGDLPLL, encoded by the coding sequence ATGCCTGAGGAACGGGAGTTCAAGTGGAAACAGTGCCTGATTGTGCGTGCCGACATCAAGATGACCTGCGGCAAGAAGTGCGCCCAGATCGCCCACGCCGCCGTAACTGCATTTGAAAAGGCCGATAAGACGGCGAAGAAAGCCTGGCTCGATGAGGGGCAGAAGAAAGTGGTGCTGAAGGTGCCCTCTGAGCGCGACCTCTTTGAACTCAAGACCATTGCCGAGCGGGCGGGCATCCCGGCAGCGATCATCCAGGATGCCGGGATGACCGAGATCCCCCCTGGAACGGTGACGGCACTCGGTCTTGGACCCGCCCGCTCCGAAGACCTGGACAGGATCACCGGA